In Armatimonadota bacterium, the following proteins share a genomic window:
- a CDS encoding DUF5658 family protein has protein sequence MTKFAWAWLGLNALDEGSTQILTRTGWAEELNPFYQGMHLLVAFGLKAAAALLILLLFSRLHRSHRTAGRIVGGGLLLAIGIVVLQTAALVGTHMFACGDAMRFNGARLRLIEGA, from the coding sequence ATGACAAAGTTCGCATGGGCTTGGCTCGGGCTTAACGCGCTCGACGAAGGCTCGACGCAGATCCTGACCCGCACCGGATGGGCCGAGGAACTGAACCCGTTCTATCAGGGGATGCATCTCCTCGTGGCTTTCGGATTGAAGGCCGCCGCCGCGCTGCTTATCCTACTGCTGTTCTCACGCCTACATCGAAGCCACCGGACAGCAGGTCGGATCGTTGGCGGCGGCCTTCTTCTGGCCATCGGCATCGTGGTGCTCCAAACCGCAGCGCTGGTGGGCACTCACATGTTTGCATGCGGCGATGCCATGCGATTCAATGGGGCGCGACTGAGGCTGATTGAAGGGGCATAG